In Pseudomonas putida, a genomic segment contains:
- a CDS encoding ABC transporter permease, producing the protein MTRMPLTRLCGLALRQLLRDTRASEVRVLFFALLVAVAASTAIGYFGARLNGAMQMRASEFLGADLVLQGTSPARQAQIADGLGLGLKHAQVVEFTSVVGSDAGIQLSSVKAADVAYPLRGQIRSAAAPYGEETPGGGPAPGEAWVEPRLLAALGLAIGDSIDVGSRTLRMSRVLTYEPDRANNFYSLTPRVMINLADLEATGVIQPGSRVTYRDLWRGNAEALAAYRQSVEKDLAANQRLRDTRDGNRQIGGALGKAERYLNMASLVAVLLAGVAVALSASRYAARRLDASALLRCLGLSRREALGLYCVQLAALGLAAALAGALLGWLAQLGLFRLLHGLLPNVVPPGGIAPALAGIGTGLVALAGFALPPLAALGKVPPLRVLRRDLLPVPPSSWLIYGAALFALGLIMWRLSLDLLLTFALLGGGLVAALLLGGLLLLGLRSLRRLLAGAPLAWRLGLGQLLRHPTAAAGQALAFGLILLAMALVALLRAELLDTWQAQLPKDAPNHFALNILPDDRAPFAQHLREVNASSAPLYPVTPGRLIQINEQPVQQIVSKDSAGERAVQRDLSLTWAADLPAGNSLTAGQWWQGAPAKQPVPGVSVEAELASSLKLQLGDLLTFDIGGEQHQARVTSLRSVHWDSFQPNFYMIFQPGTLQGLPTTYLTSFYLAPGHDLDVVALSRAFPAVTILQVDALLDQLRSILAQVTLAVEYVLLFVLAAGLAVLFAGLQATLDERIRQGALLRALGAARPLLVKARRIEFGLLGAASGFLAALGCELITLVLYRHAFDLAWSPHPWLLVLPVAGALLVGGAGVLGTRRALNASPLTVLREG; encoded by the coding sequence ATGACCCGCATGCCACTGACTCGCCTGTGCGGCCTGGCGCTGCGCCAACTGCTGCGCGACACCCGCGCCAGCGAGGTGCGCGTGCTGTTCTTCGCCCTGCTGGTGGCCGTGGCCGCGAGCACGGCAATCGGTTACTTCGGCGCCCGCCTCAATGGCGCCATGCAGATGCGCGCCAGCGAATTCCTCGGTGCCGACCTGGTGCTGCAAGGCACCTCACCGGCCCGCCAAGCGCAGATCGCCGACGGCCTCGGCCTGGGCCTGAAGCACGCGCAGGTGGTGGAGTTCACCAGCGTGGTTGGCAGCGATGCCGGCATCCAGCTGTCCAGCGTCAAGGCGGCCGACGTGGCCTATCCATTGCGCGGCCAGATTCGCAGCGCCGCCGCACCCTACGGCGAGGAAACCCCCGGCGGCGGCCCCGCACCCGGCGAGGCCTGGGTCGAGCCGCGCCTGCTGGCAGCCTTGGGCCTGGCGATCGGCGACAGCATCGACGTCGGCTCGCGCACCCTGCGCATGAGCCGGGTGCTGACCTACGAGCCAGATCGCGCCAACAACTTCTATAGCCTCACCCCGCGGGTGATGATCAACCTCGCCGACCTCGAGGCGACCGGGGTCATCCAGCCAGGCAGCCGGGTCACCTACCGCGACCTGTGGCGCGGCAACGCCGAAGCACTGGCGGCCTATCGACAATCGGTGGAAAAGGACCTGGCCGCCAACCAGCGCCTGCGCGACACCCGCGACGGCAACCGGCAGATCGGCGGCGCCCTGGGCAAGGCCGAGCGCTACCTGAACATGGCCAGCCTGGTGGCAGTACTGCTGGCCGGCGTGGCCGTGGCCCTGTCGGCCAGCCGCTACGCCGCGCGACGCCTGGATGCCAGCGCCCTGCTGCGCTGCCTGGGCCTGTCCCGGCGCGAGGCACTGGGGCTGTATTGCGTGCAACTGGCGGCATTGGGCCTGGCCGCCGCACTCGCCGGCGCCCTGCTCGGCTGGCTGGCACAGCTCGGGCTGTTCCGCCTGCTGCACGGCCTGCTGCCGAACGTGGTCCCCCCCGGCGGGATCGCGCCGGCACTGGCCGGAATCGGTACCGGGCTGGTGGCCCTGGCCGGTTTCGCCCTGCCGCCGCTGGCCGCCCTGGGCAAGGTCCCGCCACTTCGCGTGCTGCGCCGCGACCTGCTGCCGGTACCACCCAGCAGTTGGCTGATCTACGGCGCCGCCCTGTTCGCCCTGGGCCTGATCATGTGGCGCCTGAGCCTCGACCTGTTACTGACCTTCGCCCTGCTCGGCGGCGGCCTGGTCGCCGCACTGCTGCTCGGCGGCCTGCTGCTGCTCGGCCTGCGCAGCCTGCGACGCCTGCTGGCCGGCGCACCGCTGGCCTGGCGCCTGGGCCTTGGGCAACTGCTGCGCCACCCCACCGCTGCCGCCGGCCAGGCCCTGGCCTTCGGCCTGATCCTCCTGGCGATGGCGCTCGTGGCCCTGCTGCGCGCCGAGCTGCTCGATACCTGGCAGGCCCAGCTACCCAAGGACGCACCCAACCATTTCGCCCTGAACATCCTCCCCGACGACCGCGCGCCCTTCGCCCAGCACCTGCGCGAGGTCAACGCCTCCTCCGCACCGCTGTACCCAGTCACTCCGGGACGACTCATCCAGATCAACGAACAACCCGTGCAGCAGATCGTCAGCAAGGACTCGGCAGGAGAACGCGCCGTGCAACGCGACCTGAGCCTGACGTGGGCTGCCGACCTGCCCGCCGGCAACAGCCTGACCGCCGGCCAATGGTGGCAGGGCGCACCTGCCAAGCAACCAGTGCCCGGCGTTTCGGTGGAAGCGGAACTGGCCAGCAGCCTGAAACTGCAACTGGGCGACCTGTTGACCTTCGACATCGGCGGCGAGCAACACCAGGCCCGCGTCACCAGCCTGCGCAGCGTGCATTGGGACAGCTTCCAGCCCAACTTCTACATGATCTTCCAGCCCGGCACCCTGCAAGGCTTGCCGACCACCTACCTGACCAGCTTCTACCTGGCGCCGGGGCACGACCTTGACGTGGTCGCCTTGTCCCGCGCCTTCCCGGCGGTAACCATCCTCCAGGTCGACGCATTGCTCGACCAGCTGCGCAGCATCCTCGCCCAGGTCACCCTGGCCGTCGAGTACGTACTGCTGTTCGTGCTCGCGGCGGGCCTGGCAGTGTTGTTCGCCGGGCTGCAGGCCACCCTCGACGAGCGCATCCGCCAAGGCGCCCTGCTGCGCGCGCTAGGCGCGGCAAGGCCATTGCTGGTAAAGGCCCGTCGCATAGAGTTCGGCCTGCTGGGCGCGGCCAGCGGCTTCCTGGCAGCGCTAGGCTGCGAGCTGATCACACTGGTGCTCTATCGTCATGCCTTCGACCTGGCCTGGAGCCCGCACCCCTGGTTGCTGGTGCTTCCGGTGGCAGGTGCTCTACTGGTCGGAGGTGCCGGGGTCCTGGGCACTCGCCGAGCCCTCAATGCCAGCCCGCTGACCGTGCTGCGCGAAGGCTGA
- a CDS encoding ABC transporter ATP-binding protein: protein MGPSILVAQNLSKVVPSVEGDLTILHALSLDLAEGDSLAIVGASGSGKSTLLGLLAGLDRPSAGKVILAGHDLGPLDEDQRARVRAEHVGFVFQSFQLLDSLNALENVMLPLELDGRRDAREHARTLLERVGLGKRLSHTPRQLSGGEQQRVAIARAFAAQPSVLFADEPTGNLDSHTGERISDLLFELNKERGTTLVLVTHDERLARRCRRLIRLEAGHMVAPVPAS from the coding sequence ATGGGCCCCAGCATTCTCGTTGCGCAGAACCTTAGCAAAGTGGTCCCCAGCGTGGAAGGCGACCTGACCATCCTCCACGCCCTGTCCCTCGACTTGGCCGAGGGCGACAGCCTGGCCATCGTCGGCGCCTCTGGCTCGGGCAAGTCGACCTTGCTCGGCCTGCTCGCCGGGCTCGACCGCCCCAGCGCCGGCAAGGTGATCCTCGCCGGCCACGACCTGGGGCCGCTCGATGAGGACCAACGCGCCCGGGTGCGGGCCGAGCACGTCGGCTTCGTATTCCAGTCCTTCCAGCTGCTCGACAGCCTCAACGCCCTGGAAAACGTCATGCTGCCGCTGGAGCTCGACGGCCGCCGCGATGCCCGCGAGCACGCCCGCACCCTGCTCGAGCGGGTCGGCCTGGGCAAGCGCCTGAGCCATACCCCGCGCCAGCTCTCAGGCGGTGAACAGCAACGCGTGGCGATCGCCCGCGCCTTTGCCGCCCAACCTTCGGTACTGTTCGCCGACGAACCCACCGGCAACCTCGACAGCCACACCGGCGAGCGCATCAGCGACCTGTTGTTCGAACTGAACAAGGAGCGCGGCACCACCTTGGTACTGGTCACCCACGACGAGCGCCTGGCGCGTCGCTGCCGACGGCTCATTCGCCTGGAAGCCGGGCACATGGTCGCCCCGGTGCCGGCATCATGA
- a CDS encoding arylesterase, whose amino-acid sequence MRVWWLSAGLALYCLAQSAAAGTLLVVGDSISAGFGLDTRQGWVSLLQTRLKDEGFDDRVVNASISGDTSAGGRTRLAALLAAHKPSVVVLELGGNDGLRGQSPAQLQQNLASMIDSSRQAGAKVLLLGMRLPPNYGVRYTTAFAEVYEQLAAEKQVSLVPFFLEGVGGDPGMMQADGIHPAQGAQQRLLENAWPAIKPLL is encoded by the coding sequence ATGCGAGTGTGGTGGTTGAGTGCCGGTCTGGCCCTGTATTGCCTGGCCCAGAGCGCGGCGGCGGGAACGTTGCTGGTTGTCGGCGATAGTATCAGCGCCGGTTTTGGCCTGGATACCCGCCAGGGGTGGGTGTCTTTGTTGCAGACACGGCTCAAGGACGAAGGTTTCGACGATCGTGTGGTCAATGCCTCGATCAGTGGCGACACCAGTGCCGGTGGCCGCACGCGGCTGGCGGCGCTGCTTGCGGCACACAAACCCAGCGTGGTGGTACTGGAGTTGGGTGGCAACGATGGCCTGCGCGGGCAGTCGCCGGCGCAATTGCAACAAAATCTTGCCTCGATGATCGACAGTTCGCGCCAGGCCGGTGCCAAGGTACTGCTGCTGGGCATGCGCCTGCCGCCGAACTACGGCGTGCGCTACACCACGGCCTTCGCCGAGGTCTATGAGCAACTGGCGGCGGAAAAACAGGTGTCGCTGGTGCCGTTTTTCCTTGAGGGTGTGGGTGGCGACCCGGGGATGATGCAGGCCGATGGCATCCATCCGGCGCAGGGGGCGCAGCAGCGCTTGCTGGAAAATGCCTGGCCGGCGATAAAACCCTTGCTCTGA
- a CDS encoding L,D-transpeptidase family protein, with the protein MLPRFPAVTRCLSLAALLVAGPAAALELPLPPPGEDVVGQVQVIKAKYEDTFADIGTANDLGYLEMIAANPGVDPWLPGAGTEIILPTRYILPPGPREGIVINLAEYRLYYYPKGESKVYTFPLGIGREGWGSPIALTKITAKTPNPTWTPPASIRAEHAADGDILPAVVPAGPDNPLGPFKFTLGVPGYLIHGSNKKFGIGMRTSHGCFRMLNNNVLALSQMVPVGTSVRIINEPYKFGVSGGKVYLEAHTPLDDHGNPSVVDKHTAVINALLKREDLANNLRMNWDMVRNVVAAEDGMPVEIAVPANNQGSEPMVSSIPAELQ; encoded by the coding sequence ATGTTGCCGCGCTTTCCTGCCGTCACCCGATGCCTGTCCCTGGCCGCTCTGCTGGTAGCGGGCCCTGCTGCTGCGCTGGAGCTGCCCTTGCCGCCGCCCGGTGAAGACGTGGTTGGCCAGGTGCAGGTCATCAAGGCCAAGTACGAGGACACCTTCGCCGACATCGGCACGGCCAACGACCTCGGTTACCTGGAAATGATCGCCGCCAACCCGGGTGTCGACCCGTGGCTGCCGGGCGCCGGTACCGAGATCATCCTGCCGACCCGCTACATCCTGCCGCCGGGGCCGCGCGAGGGTATCGTCATCAACCTCGCCGAGTACCGCCTGTACTACTACCCCAAAGGGGAGAGCAAGGTTTATACCTTCCCCCTGGGCATCGGTCGTGAAGGCTGGGGGTCGCCGATCGCCCTGACCAAGATCACCGCCAAGACGCCAAACCCGACCTGGACGCCGCCGGCCTCCATTCGTGCCGAGCATGCGGCAGATGGTGACATCCTGCCTGCGGTGGTGCCGGCCGGGCCTGACAACCCGCTGGGGCCGTTCAAGTTCACCTTGGGTGTGCCGGGTTACCTGATCCACGGTTCGAACAAGAAGTTCGGCATCGGCATGCGCACCAGTCATGGTTGCTTCCGTATGCTCAACAACAACGTGCTGGCGTTGTCCCAGATGGTCCCGGTGGGCACTTCGGTGCGTATCATCAACGAGCCGTACAAGTTCGGTGTGAGTGGTGGCAAGGTCTACCTCGAAGCCCATACTCCGCTCGATGATCACGGCAATCCGTCGGTGGTCGACAAGCATACGGCAGTGATCAATGCGCTGCTCAAGCGTGAAGATCTCGCCAATAACCTACGCATGAACTGGGACATGGTTCGCAATGTGGTTGCCGCTGAAGATGGCATGCCCGTGGAGATCGCCGTGCCCGCCAATAACCAGGGCAGCGAGCCGATGGTGTCGAGCATTCCGGCCGAACTGCAGTAA
- the oprI gene encoding outer membrane lipoprotei OprI — translation MNNVLKFSALALAAVLATGCSSVSKETEARLTATEDAAARAQARADEAYRKADDALAAAQKAQQTADEANERALRMLDKASRK, via the coding sequence ATGAACAACGTTCTGAAATTCTCTGCTCTGGCTCTGGCCGCAGTTCTGGCTACCGGTTGCAGCAGCGTATCCAAAGAAACCGAAGCTCGTCTGACTGCGACTGAAGACGCAGCAGCTCGCGCTCAAGCTCGTGCTGACGAAGCCTACCGTAAGGCTGACGACGCACTGGCAGCCGCTCAGAAGGCTCAGCAGACCGCTGACGAAGCCAACGAGCGCGCTCTGCGTATGCTGGACAAAGCCAGCCGCAAGTAA
- a CDS encoding GNAT family N-acetyltransferase, translating to MSEALTIHHDQAGHQFETNVDGHRAYLTYMDLGKQTLDIYRTFVPNALRGRGIAAALTEKALEYAEQMGYTVIPSCSYVERYMERQQRHSSKV from the coding sequence ATGAGTGAAGCGCTGACCATCCACCATGACCAGGCCGGTCATCAGTTCGAGACCAACGTGGACGGTCATCGTGCCTACCTGACGTACATGGACCTGGGCAAGCAGACGCTGGACATCTATCGCACCTTCGTCCCCAATGCGCTGCGTGGGCGTGGCATTGCTGCGGCACTGACCGAGAAGGCCCTGGAGTACGCCGAACAGATGGGTTACACGGTGATCCCTTCCTGCTCGTACGTGGAGCGCTACATGGAGCGCCAGCAGCGGCACTCGAGCAAAGTCTGA
- a CDS encoding 3-deoxy-7-phosphoheptulonate synthase, with amino-acid sequence MADLPIDDLNVASNETLITPDQLKHELPLSAKALQTVTAGREVVRNILDGKDHRLFVVVGPCSIHDIKAAHEYAERLKALAEEVSDTLYLVMRVYFEKPRTTVGWKGLINDPYLDDSFKIQDGLHIGRKLLLDLAEMGLPTATEALDPISPQYLQDLISWSAIGARTTESQTHREMASGLSSAVGFKNGTDGGLTVAINALQSVSKPHRFLGINQEGGVSIVTTKGNPYGHVVLRGGNGKPNYDSVSVALCEQDLAKAKIKANIMVDCSHANSNKDPALQPLVMENVANQIVEGNQSIIGLMVESHLNWGCQAIPKNLDELQYGVSITDACIDWSATENTLRSMREKLKDVLPQRKRG; translated from the coding sequence ATGGCTGATTTACCGATCGACGACCTTAACGTTGCCTCCAACGAGACCTTGATCACCCCCGATCAGCTCAAGCACGAACTTCCCCTGAGCGCCAAGGCCCTGCAGACCGTAACGGCTGGCCGTGAAGTGGTGCGCAATATCCTCGATGGCAAGGACCATCGCCTGTTCGTGGTGGTCGGCCCCTGCTCCATCCACGACATCAAGGCGGCTCACGAGTACGCCGAGCGCCTCAAGGCACTCGCCGAAGAAGTTTCCGACACCCTGTACCTGGTGATGCGCGTGTACTTCGAAAAACCGCGCACCACCGTGGGCTGGAAAGGCCTGATCAACGACCCGTACCTGGACGACTCCTTCAAAATCCAGGACGGCCTGCACATCGGCCGCAAACTGCTGCTGGACCTGGCTGAAATGGGCCTGCCGACCGCCACCGAGGCACTCGATCCGATTTCGCCGCAGTACCTGCAGGACCTGATCAGCTGGTCGGCGATCGGCGCGCGTACCACCGAGTCGCAGACCCACCGCGAAATGGCGTCGGGCCTGTCCTCAGCCGTGGGCTTCAAGAATGGCACCGACGGCGGCCTGACCGTCGCCATCAACGCCTTGCAGTCGGTATCCAAGCCGCACCGCTTCCTGGGCATCAATCAGGAAGGCGGCGTCTCGATCGTCACCACCAAGGGCAACCCGTACGGCCACGTGGTGCTGCGTGGCGGCAACGGCAAGCCGAACTACGACTCGGTCAGCGTCGCCCTGTGCGAACAGGACCTGGCAAAGGCCAAGATCAAGGCCAACATCATGGTCGACTGCAGCCACGCCAACTCCAACAAGGACCCGGCCCTGCAGCCTCTGGTGATGGAAAACGTCGCCAACCAGATCGTCGAAGGCAACCAGTCGATCATCGGTCTGATGGTCGAGAGCCACCTGAACTGGGGCTGCCAGGCCATTCCAAAGAATCTCGACGAGTTGCAGTACGGCGTGTCGATCACCGACGCCTGCATCGACTGGTCGGCGACCGAGAACACCCTGCGCAGCATGCGCGAGAAGCTCAAGGATGTGCTGCCGCAGCGCAAGCGCGGCTGA
- a CDS encoding universal stress protein has product MIRSMLYATDLGVYAPFVMQHALALARTFGAELYVIHAVEPMGQFAESLLQSYLDEQTLDELHSEGVNTVMANIEQRVLENFREELGEEADLALIKAVRVRQGDPAQVILEQAQRLAVDLMIFGSHSAGAGADVPIGRTAVRLLQLSPVPVYMVPLAQHLGRRKA; this is encoded by the coding sequence ATGATTCGTTCCATGTTGTACGCCACCGACCTCGGGGTGTACGCACCCTTCGTCATGCAGCATGCCCTGGCCCTGGCGCGCACTTTCGGCGCCGAGCTCTACGTGATCCACGCCGTGGAGCCGATGGGGCAGTTCGCCGAATCGTTGCTGCAGAGCTATCTCGACGAGCAGACGCTGGATGAGCTGCACAGCGAAGGCGTCAATACCGTCATGGCCAACATCGAGCAGCGTGTGCTCGAGAATTTTCGCGAAGAGCTGGGCGAGGAGGCTGACCTGGCATTGATCAAGGCCGTGCGCGTGCGTCAGGGCGATCCGGCCCAGGTCATCCTCGAGCAGGCGCAGCGCCTGGCGGTCGACCTGATGATCTTTGGCAGCCACAGCGCGGGGGCGGGCGCTGACGTGCCGATTGGGCGCACGGCGGTGCGCTTGCTGCAGCTGTCACCCGTACCGGTTTACATGGTGCCGTTGGCTCAGCATCTCGGGCGCAGGAAAGCGTGA
- the cysB gene encoding HTH-type transcriptional regulator CysB — MKLQQLRYIWEVAHHDLNVSATAQSLYTSQPGISKQIRLLEDELGVEVFARSGKHLTRVTPAGERIINTAGEILRKVESIKQIAQEFSNEKKGTLSIATTHTQARYALPPVISNFIKQYPEVSLHMHQGSPMQIAEMAADGTVDFAIATEALELFGDLIMMPCYKWNRCVVVPQGHPLTKLPKLTLEAVAEYPIVTYVFGFTGRSKLDEAFNHRGLTPKVVFTAADADVIKTYVRLGLGVGIVAKMAVDAKLDPDLVCLDASELFEASITKIGFRRGTFLRGFMCDFIEKFAPHLTREVMAKAIQCHNKQELEELFEGVELPVH, encoded by the coding sequence ATGAAGCTTCAACAACTGCGCTACATCTGGGAAGTGGCGCACCATGACCTCAACGTCTCCGCGACGGCGCAGAGTCTGTATACCTCCCAGCCAGGGATCAGCAAGCAGATCCGCCTGCTGGAGGACGAACTGGGGGTTGAAGTCTTTGCCCGGAGCGGCAAGCACCTGACGCGGGTGACGCCTGCGGGTGAGCGGATCATCAACACCGCGGGCGAAATCCTGCGCAAGGTCGAGAGCATCAAGCAGATTGCCCAGGAATTCTCCAACGAGAAAAAGGGCACCCTGTCCATCGCCACCACCCACACCCAGGCGCGCTATGCGCTGCCGCCGGTCATCAGCAACTTCATCAAGCAATATCCGGAAGTGTCGCTGCACATGCACCAGGGCTCGCCCATGCAGATTGCCGAAATGGCCGCCGACGGCACAGTCGATTTCGCCATCGCCACCGAGGCGCTGGAGCTGTTCGGCGACTTGATCATGATGCCGTGCTACAAGTGGAACCGCTGCGTGGTGGTGCCGCAGGGCCACCCACTGACCAAGCTGCCGAAACTCACCTTGGAGGCAGTCGCCGAATACCCGATCGTCACCTATGTGTTCGGCTTCACCGGTCGTTCCAAGCTGGACGAGGCGTTCAACCACCGTGGCCTGACGCCGAAGGTGGTGTTCACCGCAGCCGATGCCGACGTAATCAAGACTTACGTGCGCCTGGGGTTGGGCGTGGGTATCGTGGCCAAGATGGCGGTGGATGCCAAGCTCGATCCCGATCTGGTGTGCCTGGACGCCAGCGAACTGTTCGAGGCCAGCATCACCAAGATCGGCTTCCGTCGCGGCACGTTCCTGCGTGGTTTCATGTGCGATTTCATCGAGAAATTCGCCCCGCACCTGACGCGTGAAGTGATGGCCAAGGCCATCCAGTGCCATAACAAGCAGGAGCTCGAAGAGCTGTTCGAAGGCGTCGAACTACCGGTGCACTGA